In one window of Episyrphus balteatus chromosome 3, idEpiBalt1.1, whole genome shotgun sequence DNA:
- the LOC129913371 gene encoding Krueppel homolog 1 isoform X1 has translation METHTMVYYPSLPLVMKTEPISQSEFCLPLTNSNGIISDSQMYQQPNMIVQQPITSIRNRIGGGLGGPSSSSASSSPSLSSATINGETLLISPHNVQTFQITDGQNITIYTTTTQTPAAESISQTTAPSAATTTNNGRKSSSASSSSSGKSTTSPTKPQFKCEQCGMTFGSKSAHTSHTKSHAKMEGVGGVAMVSQQINEVPAGIPKTPQIKGNGSGSDPYQCNVCQKTFAVPARLIRHYRTHTGERPFECEFCHKLFSVKENLQVHRRIHTKERPYKCDVCGRAFEHSGKLHRHMRIHTGERPHKCSVCGKTFIQSGQLVIHMRTHTGEKPYKCPVEGCGKGFTCSKQLKVHSRTHTGEKPYHCDICFRDFGYNHVLKLHRVQHYGSKCYKCTICDETFKSKKEMEAHIKGHANEIPDDEENPSGSNQNQAPSSPISMVVKEDPSLSPSSPSSSSIILETDQSRDSGVAISTSGSSNNTGSSSTSLDEMPPEIQAELQQQNHHKRHQKQQQQLQQLLEDQQQQQLPQAKEMISFSNVYHRYQARSTSPSDDQQDQHQTAQEMLMPQFVGRPTINPALLEAASLASRRVLEEDTLKTGRRINSRNETEDLRTSAGPRQSYYSPAPVAEFRSSIPANDIVRQVEAAIAGAGLSPLRSASSASPERSSSPESDSMMMADRDVMTLPLRKRKLYLKDNQSSKTEVPKVMRMSSVIQFAKAS, from the exons atgg aaaccCACACCATGGTTTACTACCCATCATTACCGTTAGTTATGAAAACGGAACCAATATCACAATCAGAATTCTGCCTACCTTTAACGAATTCAAATGGTATTATCAGTGACAGCCAAATGTACCAACAACCAAACATGATAGTACAACAGCCAATCACAAGTATTAGAAATCGCATTGGAGGCGGATTAGGAGGACCATCTTCATCATCAGCCTCATCTTCACCATCATTATCGTCTGCAACAATAAATGGTGAAACTCTCCTCATATCCCCCCACAATGTTCAAACGTTTCAAATAACCGATGGACAAAATATTACCATCTACACAACGACGACGCAAACGCCAGCAGCAGAAAGTATTTCCCAAACAACAGCGCCATCAGCAGCGACAACAACTAACAACGGACGCAAGTCCTCATctgcgtcgtcgtcgtcgtcgggtaaatcaacaacatcaccaacaaAACCCCAATTTAAGTGTGAACAATGTGGTATGACTTTCGGAAGTAAAAGTGCTCACACAAGTCACACCAAATCGCATGCGAAAATGGAAGGAGTCGGAGGAGTTGCCATGGTATCGCAGCAAATCAATGAGGTTCCAGCGGGAATACCCAAAACCCCACAAATCAAGGGTAATGGAAGCGGGAGTGACCCGTATCAATGTAATGTGTGTCAAAAGACCTTTGCTGTGCCTGCTAGactg ATCCGCCATTATCGTACACATACGGGTGAGCGGCCTTTCGAATGTGAATTCTGTCACAAACTTTTCAGCGTTAAGGAGAACCTTCAGGTACATCGACGCATTCACACGAAAGAGCGACCCTATAAGTGTGATGTTTGCGGTCGAGCCTTCGAACACAGCGGAAAACTCCATAGACACATGCGGATCCATACCGGCGAGCGACCTCACAAATGTTCGGTGTGCGGAAAGACTTTCATACAATCCGGCCAGCTAGTGATCCATATGCGAACGCATACCGGCGAAAAACCTTACAAATGCCCCGTTGAGGGTTGTGGCAAGGGTTTCACCTGCTCCAAACAATTGAAAGTTCATTCGCGCACCCACACCGGAGAGAAACCCTACCATTGTGATATCTGCTTTCGCGATTTCGGCTACAATCATGTCCTTAAGCTGCATCGTGTCCAACATTATGGGTCCAAGTGCTACAAATGCACAATTTGCGATGAGACATTCAAGAGCAAAAAAGAAATGGAAGCTCACATTAAGGGCCATGCAAATGAAATACCCGACGATGAAGAGAATCCAAGTGGAAGCAATCAAAATCAAGCTCCCAGCTCACCGATCTCAATGGTTGTGAAGGAGGATCCATCACTATCACCGAGTTCACCATCATCATCTTCGATAATTCTTGAGACTGATCAAAGCCGCGATAGCGGTGTTGCAATTTCTACCAGTGGCAGTTCCAATAACACTGGCAGCAGTAGCACCTCACTGGATGAGATGCCACCAGAGATTCAAGCTGAGCTACAGCAACAAAATCATCACAAACGTcaccaaaaacaacaacaacagctgcAACAATTGCTTGAGgatcaacagcaacaacagctGCCTCAGGCCAAGGAAATGATCTCGTTTAGCAATGTTTACCATAGGTATCAAGCACGATCGACATCACCATCGGATGATCAGCAAGATCAGCATCAAACAGCACAGGAAATGCTGATGCCACAATTTGTCGGAAGACCAACAATCAATCCGGCATTATTGGAAGCTGCATCGTTGGCAAGTCGAAGAGTTCTCGAAGAGGATACTTTGAAGACTGGCAGGAGAATAAACTCTAGAAATGAAACCGAAGATCTGCGAACGAGTGCAGGTCCAAGGCAGAGTTATTATAGTCCAGCTCCAGTTGCAGAATTTAG ATCTTCCATTCCCGCTAATGACATAGTCCGTCAAGTTGAAGCAGCCATTGCTGGTGCTGGCTTATCACCTCTGCGATCAGCATCGTCAGCATCACCCGAACGATCATCATCGCCAGAAAGTGATTCAATGATGATGGCAGATCGTGATGTTATGACATTGCCATTACGCAAACGCAAGCTCTACTTAAAGGACAACCAATCTTCAAAGACTGAAGTTCCAAAAGTTATGCGAATGAGTTCGGTAATACAATTTGCTAAAGCATCGTAA
- the LOC129913371 gene encoding Krueppel homolog 1 isoform X2 — MVYYPSLPLVMKTEPISQSEFCLPLTNSNGIISDSQMYQQPNMIVQQPITSIRNRIGGGLGGPSSSSASSSPSLSSATINGETLLISPHNVQTFQITDGQNITIYTTTTQTPAAESISQTTAPSAATTTNNGRKSSSASSSSSGKSTTSPTKPQFKCEQCGMTFGSKSAHTSHTKSHAKMEGVGGVAMVSQQINEVPAGIPKTPQIKGNGSGSDPYQCNVCQKTFAVPARLIRHYRTHTGERPFECEFCHKLFSVKENLQVHRRIHTKERPYKCDVCGRAFEHSGKLHRHMRIHTGERPHKCSVCGKTFIQSGQLVIHMRTHTGEKPYKCPVEGCGKGFTCSKQLKVHSRTHTGEKPYHCDICFRDFGYNHVLKLHRVQHYGSKCYKCTICDETFKSKKEMEAHIKGHANEIPDDEENPSGSNQNQAPSSPISMVVKEDPSLSPSSPSSSSIILETDQSRDSGVAISTSGSSNNTGSSSTSLDEMPPEIQAELQQQNHHKRHQKQQQQLQQLLEDQQQQQLPQAKEMISFSNVYHRYQARSTSPSDDQQDQHQTAQEMLMPQFVGRPTINPALLEAASLASRRVLEEDTLKTGRRINSRNETEDLRTSAGPRQSYYSPAPVAEFRSSIPANDIVRQVEAAIAGAGLSPLRSASSASPERSSSPESDSMMMADRDVMTLPLRKRKLYLKDNQSSKTEVPKVMRMSSVIQFAKAS; from the exons ATGGTTTACTACCCATCATTACCGTTAGTTATGAAAACGGAACCAATATCACAATCAGAATTCTGCCTACCTTTAACGAATTCAAATGGTATTATCAGTGACAGCCAAATGTACCAACAACCAAACATGATAGTACAACAGCCAATCACAAGTATTAGAAATCGCATTGGAGGCGGATTAGGAGGACCATCTTCATCATCAGCCTCATCTTCACCATCATTATCGTCTGCAACAATAAATGGTGAAACTCTCCTCATATCCCCCCACAATGTTCAAACGTTTCAAATAACCGATGGACAAAATATTACCATCTACACAACGACGACGCAAACGCCAGCAGCAGAAAGTATTTCCCAAACAACAGCGCCATCAGCAGCGACAACAACTAACAACGGACGCAAGTCCTCATctgcgtcgtcgtcgtcgtcgggtaaatcaacaacatcaccaacaaAACCCCAATTTAAGTGTGAACAATGTGGTATGACTTTCGGAAGTAAAAGTGCTCACACAAGTCACACCAAATCGCATGCGAAAATGGAAGGAGTCGGAGGAGTTGCCATGGTATCGCAGCAAATCAATGAGGTTCCAGCGGGAATACCCAAAACCCCACAAATCAAGGGTAATGGAAGCGGGAGTGACCCGTATCAATGTAATGTGTGTCAAAAGACCTTTGCTGTGCCTGCTAGactg ATCCGCCATTATCGTACACATACGGGTGAGCGGCCTTTCGAATGTGAATTCTGTCACAAACTTTTCAGCGTTAAGGAGAACCTTCAGGTACATCGACGCATTCACACGAAAGAGCGACCCTATAAGTGTGATGTTTGCGGTCGAGCCTTCGAACACAGCGGAAAACTCCATAGACACATGCGGATCCATACCGGCGAGCGACCTCACAAATGTTCGGTGTGCGGAAAGACTTTCATACAATCCGGCCAGCTAGTGATCCATATGCGAACGCATACCGGCGAAAAACCTTACAAATGCCCCGTTGAGGGTTGTGGCAAGGGTTTCACCTGCTCCAAACAATTGAAAGTTCATTCGCGCACCCACACCGGAGAGAAACCCTACCATTGTGATATCTGCTTTCGCGATTTCGGCTACAATCATGTCCTTAAGCTGCATCGTGTCCAACATTATGGGTCCAAGTGCTACAAATGCACAATTTGCGATGAGACATTCAAGAGCAAAAAAGAAATGGAAGCTCACATTAAGGGCCATGCAAATGAAATACCCGACGATGAAGAGAATCCAAGTGGAAGCAATCAAAATCAAGCTCCCAGCTCACCGATCTCAATGGTTGTGAAGGAGGATCCATCACTATCACCGAGTTCACCATCATCATCTTCGATAATTCTTGAGACTGATCAAAGCCGCGATAGCGGTGTTGCAATTTCTACCAGTGGCAGTTCCAATAACACTGGCAGCAGTAGCACCTCACTGGATGAGATGCCACCAGAGATTCAAGCTGAGCTACAGCAACAAAATCATCACAAACGTcaccaaaaacaacaacaacagctgcAACAATTGCTTGAGgatcaacagcaacaacagctGCCTCAGGCCAAGGAAATGATCTCGTTTAGCAATGTTTACCATAGGTATCAAGCACGATCGACATCACCATCGGATGATCAGCAAGATCAGCATCAAACAGCACAGGAAATGCTGATGCCACAATTTGTCGGAAGACCAACAATCAATCCGGCATTATTGGAAGCTGCATCGTTGGCAAGTCGAAGAGTTCTCGAAGAGGATACTTTGAAGACTGGCAGGAGAATAAACTCTAGAAATGAAACCGAAGATCTGCGAACGAGTGCAGGTCCAAGGCAGAGTTATTATAGTCCAGCTCCAGTTGCAGAATTTAG ATCTTCCATTCCCGCTAATGACATAGTCCGTCAAGTTGAAGCAGCCATTGCTGGTGCTGGCTTATCACCTCTGCGATCAGCATCGTCAGCATCACCCGAACGATCATCATCGCCAGAAAGTGATTCAATGATGATGGCAGATCGTGATGTTATGACATTGCCATTACGCAAACGCAAGCTCTACTTAAAGGACAACCAATCTTCAAAGACTGAAGTTCCAAAAGTTATGCGAATGAGTTCGGTAATACAATTTGCTAAAGCATCGTAA